A single Anopheles funestus chromosome 2RL, idAnoFuneDA-416_04, whole genome shotgun sequence DNA region contains:
- the LOC125765286 gene encoding protein RRP5 homolog isoform X4 → MVKAEPVERDGTEESTYGLKNRIMKPITSVKNGGATNVVPHRTEELRQEQLSEERIDETGAKQLEATRSCFGFRYFKIGMLVLGCVEEIYEKKIKLILPGRITGLVYWSKISQAYTNRLQNAKSTNCPSLSDLYSCGDLVYVKVLSSRSPTAPRMSLSLRPNDLHSAFHRRQLIPGLVLAATIVEKEDNGYFMDVGVANVRAFLPEENLGQNKDDVGRNLMCSIASASQLALETTIILKAFDPDAPRVLNVEEANLMTIVPGCKLMFTVGEPVKDGLRGMLFEDMVPACVKNTMLTKVTSTPEKYSKFKKIPATLLYFIPWARVAFVSLRPYPKNRIENNPTYRPGMIIEEACVKAVGQNGVWFQFQKKYRAVIDRPELLNISKSMGNVDLSVIIDTFQIGTTHKVVVISYDKFEDTYIVSNDPSKLHEKIRNLDDIIIGNTYEAHVIKMREEGAIVKVGFVKGVLYYGNYDQQHPVKVDDIILVRAVGRESDTTMVKFTNNPAFMDEKDNILYDWDQLDETQHQQSFLGLIYKVTLDSVYVSFFNGITGVLDKYVNNDIKVNQLRKNTVEKFTVTEFDTATKCILLALTAANENIQSAVVVNATVKRVHATGVDVRTETGETGTIPSECFSEFGEHNSLYMNLLLKGRTLTVVKTNPGTYSYRLVPYFKKQPMLIESVERGALLKGSCITVDGVLYVTPLLSNFSQRYEVKTKENYRKVKDGSIINLRVLDVNKSSAKGYELNVSTGLHNVCENGIFSVYEFMSHYLTDVQNLIQRYQEEKMAFASYDLGQLVECVIENIDPTSNTIAVEVCAIDKESNYPAKGIATIIVPRWNASSYKVGQKVPGRVVWIDVERMVVHVCLEQMLIERFVPNGSHRISQNQCWVLFVNNYVQVCCLKSGSPKPLLIVPAKHHYNDFTHGANEGTNSIYVRLIKPIRQMMFAMVPKQYSIYDMFRYQIGATTGSIATKQPMRLKQQLIRCRPAPEMFDDSYMDEEDESENENHGDEENGGNTTAIAEEESFAIETEVSAKRMDNDEEDDYNNDESSAPTSKIRATSKGKQQKKGSSSKNGKIKRKNAEVEESESLPLKKKKKKVSSIEPVKKVKKVKKSILITGKQEKAKKISLKKKKSTLLIDQLDGANDIYLQQLDGAEDSHIIPSDSKIGSKKRKRTTEGLPGASNFWDSTPVYKRAVSDSSDDEAHGTDDEQGETASKKRSTGKERFEAMKQEEERLRRIEDELANPSDDPHTPDQFERLVLAQPNNSMMWIRYMAFHMESAELDKARAVGRKALKSIHFREETDRLNVWMALLNLEIRYETVDSFKEVLQEAVQYNDAFQVYTRAVDILIDCQKHSEVQTLLELLLKKFRKQNNMWFLVADAWYRIGQGGKVKPLLSQALKSLPAREHIPVIVKFAFLHNRNENRDEAHLLFEQILTSYPKRTDIWSQYIDMLVKDNLVVNARQILERAIMQRLPMKNMKTLYTKYVNFEEKHGDRESVRRVKHMAAEYVQAQLNNAGIK, encoded by the exons atggttAAAGCTGAGCCTGTGGAACGTGATGGAACAGAGGAATCTACGTACGGTCTAAAGAACCGTATCATGAAACCGATAACTTCGGTTAAG AATGGTGGCGCTACGAATGTTGTTCCTCATCGCACCGAAGAGCTCCGCCAAGAACAGTTGAGTGAAGAGAGAATCGACGAAACTGGGGCAAAGCAACTAGAAGCGACTCGCTCGTGTTTTGGGTTCAGATACTTCAAGATAGGCATGCTTGTGCTGGGCTGTGTTgaagaaatttatgaaaaaaaaattaagttgatCTTACCTGGACGTATTACTGGATTGGTTTACTGGTCAAAAATTTCTCAAGCGTACACCAATCGACTGCAGAACGCTAAATCCACCAATTGCCCATCATTGAGTGATCTGTACAGTTGTGGAGATCTGGTGTACGTGAAAGTGTTAAGCTCACGTTCACCCACTGCACCCCGCATGTCCTTATCGCTAAGACCAAATGATCTACATAGCGCATTTCATCGCAGGCAACTCATCCCTGGTTTGGTGCTTGCGGCAACAATTGTCGAAAAGGAGGATAATGGGTACTTCATGGACGTCGGTGTAGCCAACGTGCGCGCATTTCTACCGGAAGAAAATCTTGGCCAAAATAAAGATGACGTAGGACGCAATCTTATGTGCTCGATAGCATCGGCGTCACAGCTTGCTTTGGAAACCACGATCATTCTCAAGGCTTTTGATCCGGATGCTCCTCGGGTGCTGAATGTTGAGGAGGCCAACTTGATGACGATAGTACCAGGATGTAAACTAATGTTCACCGTTGGCGAACCGGTAAAGGACGGTCTACGGGGTATGTTGTTTGAGGACATGGTTCCCGCATGCGTAAAAAATACCATGCTCACCAAG GTAACGAGCACTCCGGAGAAGTACAGCAAGTTCAAGAAGATACCGGCTACACTGCTGTACTTTATACCCTGGGCGAGAGTAGCATTTGTTTCCTTGAGACCGTACCCCAAAAATCGCATCGAAAATAATCCGACATATAGACCCGGTATGATAATTGAGGAAGCTTGCGTTAAAGCCGTTGGTCAAAATGGAGTTTGGTTTCAGTTCCAGAAGAAGTATCGAGCTGTTATTGATCGACCTGAGCTATTGAACATATCGAAGAGTATGGGTAATGTTGACTTGAGTGTCATAATAGACACTTTTCAAATCGGAACTACTCATAAGGTGGTTGTAATTTCCTATGATAAATTTGAGGACACGTACATAGTCTCCAATGATCCCTCAAAGCTCCATGAAAAGATACGGAATCTAGACGACATCATTATCGGCAATACGTACGAAGCTCACGTAATTAAAATGAGAGAAGAGGGGGCAATCGTGAAGGTTGGCTTTGTAAAAGGGGTATTGTATTACGGAAATTATGATCAACAACACCCGGTTAAGGTTGATGATATCATTCTAGTTCGGGCAGTTGGCCGTGAATCTGATACGACAATGGTAAAGTTTACCAATAATCCGGCGTTCATGGATGAAAAGGATAACATTTTGTATGATTGGGATCAACTGGATGAAACACAGCATCAACAGAGTTTCCTCGGATTGATTTACAAAGTAACATTAGACAGTGTTTACGTTAGCTTCTTCAATGGTATCACCGGCGTACTGgataaatatgtaaacaatGATATCAAAGTGAATCAGCTTCGTAAGAACACCGTTGAAAAATTCACCGTGACTGAGTTCGATACGGCAACTAAATGTATCTTACTCGCATTAACGGCTGCTAACGAAAATATTCAATCGGCTGTCGTCGTTAATGCCACGGTTAAACGTGTACATGCCACCGGTGTTGATGTGCGGACGGAGACTGGCGAGACTGGTACCATCCCTTCAGAATGTTTTTCCGAATTTGGTGAGCATAACTCGCTTTACATGAATCTTCTTCTGAAAGGAAGGACGCTCACAGTGGTCAAGACAAACCCCGGTACATACAGCTACCGATTGGTACCGTATTTCAAGAAGCAGCCCATGCTCATCGAATCCGTAGAAAGAGGAGCGTTGTTGAAGGGGAGCTGCATCACCGTGGACGGCGTACTGTATGTAACTCCGTTGCTTAGCAACTTCTCGCAACGATACGAGGTAAAGACGAAGGAAAATTATCGTAAAGTAAAGGATGGTTCCATCATAAATCTGCGTGTGTTAGATGTCAACAAATCTTCTGCGAAAGGTTACGAGCTGAACGTGAGCACAGGTCTGCATAATGTGTGCGAAAATGGTATTTTCTCCGTTTATGAGTTCATGTCTCATTATTTGACGGATGTTCAAAATTTGATTCAAAG ataccaagaagaaaaaatggccTTTGCAAGCTACGACCTTGGTCAGCTCGTTGAGTGTGTAATTGAGAACATCGATCCAACATCCAATACAATAGCTGTTGAGGTGTGTGCGATTGATAAAGAATCAAATTATCCCGCAAAAGGCATTGCCACCATTATCGTACCGCGTTGGAACGCCTCATCGTACAAAGTCGGCCAAAAGGTGCCTGGTCGTGTCGTGTGGATCGATGTGGAGCGAATGGTGGTGCATGTCTGTTTGGAACAAATGCTGATTGAGCGTTTTGTACCAAACGGTAGTCATAGGATTTCACAAAACCAGTGTTGGGTATTATTTGTGAACAATTACGTACAAGTGTGTTGCCTTAAATCGGGTTCACCAAAACCATTGTTGATTGTACCGGCAAAGCATCATTACAATGACTTTACGCACGGTGCAAATGAAGGCACCAATTCGATTTACGTACGTTTGATAAAACCAATACGTCAGATGATGTTCGCTATGGTACCAAAACAGTACTCCATTTATGACATGTTCCGCTACCAAATCGGTGCTACGACAGGCAGCATCGCAACCAAGCAGCCTATGCGTCTGAAGCAGCAGTTGATTCGTTGTCGACCGGCGCCTGAAATGTTCGATGACTCGTACATGGATGAGGAGGACGAGTCCGAAAATGAAAACCATGGTGACGAAGAGAACGGAGGAAATACAACAGCAATTGCAGAAGAGGAGAGTTTCGCGATAGAAACTGAGGTCAGTGCTAAAAGAATGGATAATGATGAGGAGGACGATTACAATAATGACGAATCAAGCGCCCCAACATCAAAAATACGGGCCACTAGCAAAGGTAAGCAACAAAAGAAAGGTTCATCttctaaaaatggaaaaattaaacgcAAGAACGCTGAAGTAGAAGAAAGCGAATCGTTACcgttgaagaaaaagaagaagaaagtttCTTCTATCGAACCTgtgaaaaaggtgaaaaaggtgaaaaagtcTATTCTTATAACCGGCAAACAAGAGAAGGCAAAAAAGATatcattgaaaaagaaaaaatccacGCTTTTAATCGACCAGCTGGATGGAGCGAATGATATCTACCTGCAACAGCTGGATGGTGCGGAAGATAGCCATATCATACCGAGCGATAGTAAGATAGGATCTAAAAAGCGGAAACGCACTACTGAAGGGCTTCCAGGTGCGTCCAACTTTTGGGATAGTACCCCCGTTTACAAACGCGCCGTATCCGATTCGAGCGACGACGAGGCACACGGCACCGACGACGAACAGGGTGAAACCGCCAGTAAAAAACGAAGCACTGGTAAGGAACGGTTCGAGGCGATGAAGCAGGAGGAAGAGCGATTGCGCAGAATCGAGGACGAGCTGGCGAACCCATCGGACGATCCGCATACACCCGATCAGTTCGAACGGTTGGTGTTGGCCCAGCCAAACAATAGCATGATGTGGATACGTTACATGGCGTTTCACATGGAATCGGCTGAGCTCGACAAGGCACGTGCAGTCGGCCGAAAGGCATTGAAATCGATCCACTTTCGGGAGGAAACTGATCGTCTGAATGTATGGATGGCGCTGTTGAATTTGGAAATCCGGTACGAGACAGTCGATAGCTTCAAGGAGGTGCTGCAGGAAGCGGTCCAGTATAATGATGCCTTTCAGGTGTATACGCGCGCGGTTGACATACTAATCGACTGCCAGAAGCATTCCGAGGTGCAGACGTTGCTGGAGCTGCTGCTGAAGAAGTTTCGCAAACAGAACAACATGTGGTTTCTGGTGGCTGACGCATGGTACCGTATAGGGCAAGGTGGTAAAGTAAAGCCATTGCTTAGCCAAGCACTAAAATCATTGCCCGCCAGAGAAC ACATTCCGGTGATTGTAAAGTTCGCTTTTCTGCACAACCGTAACGAGAATCGCGACGAGGCCCATCTACTGTTCGAGCAGATTCTAACTTCCTACCCGAAGCGTACCGACATCTGGTCGCAGTACATTGACATGCTGGTGAAGGACAATTTGGTTGTGAACGCGCGTCAAATTTTAGAGCGTGCGATCATGCAGCGGCTACCGATGAAGAACATGAAGACGCTTTACACCAAGTACGTGAATTTCGAGGAAAAGCATGGCGATCGCGAAAGCGTACGGCGTGTGAAACATATGGCGGCCGAATATGTGCAAGCACAGCTGAACAATGCTGGCATCAAATAG
- the LOC125765286 gene encoding protein RRP5 homolog isoform X2, with translation MVKAEPVERDGTEESTYGLKNRIMKPITSVKNGGATNVVPHRTEELRQEQLSEERIDETGAKQLEATRSCFGFRYFKIGMLVLGCVEEIYEKKIKLILPGRITGLVYWSKISQAYTNRLQNAKSTNCPSLSDLYSCGDLVYVKVLSSRSPTAPRMSLSLRPNDLHSAFHRRQLIPGLVLAATIVEKEDNGYFMDVGVANVRAFLPEENLGQNKDDVGRNLMCSIASASQLALETTIILKAFDPDAPRVLNVEEANLMTIVPGCKLMFTVGEPVKDGLRGMLFEDMVPACVKNTMLTKVTSTPEKYSKFKKIPATLLYFMPGATVAFVSLRPYPKNRIENNPTYRRGMIIEEACVKAVGQNGVWFQFQKKYRAVIDRPELLNLSKSMGNVDLSVIIDTFQIGTTHKVVVISYDKFEDTYIVSNDPSKLHEKIRNLDDIIIGNTYEAHVIKMNEAGAIVKVGFVKGVLYYGNYDHQHPVKVDDIILVRAVGRESDTTMVKFTNNPAFMDEKDNILYDWDQLDETQHQQSFLGLIYKVTLDSVYVSFFNGITGVLDKYVNNDIKVNQLRKNTVEKFTVTEFDTATKCILLALTAANENIQSAVVVNATVKRVHATGVDVRTETGETGTIPSECFSEFGEHNSLYMNLLLKGRTLTVVKTNPGTYSYRLVPYFKKQPMHIESVEEGALLKGSCITVDGVLYVTPLLSNFSQRYEVKTKENYRKVKDGSIINLRVLDVNKSSAKGYELNVSTGLHNVCENGIFSVYEFMSHYLTDVQNLIQRYQEEKMAFASYDLGQLVECVIENIDPTSNTIAVEVCAIDKESNYPAKGIATIIVPRWNASSYKVGQKVPGRVVWIDVERMVVHVCLEQMLIERFVPNGSHRISQNQCWVLFVNNYVQVCCLKSGSPKPLLIVPAKHHYNDFTHGANEGTNSIYVRLIKPIRQMMFAMVPKQYSIYDMFRYQIGATTGSIATKQPMRLKQQLIRCRPAPEMFDDSYMDEEDESENENHGDEENGGNTTAIAEEESFAIETEVSAKRMDNDEEDDYNNDESSAPTSKIRATSKGKQQKKGSSSKNGKIKRKNAEVEESESLPLKKKKKKVSSIEPVKKVKKVKKSILITGKQEKAKKISLKKKKSTLLIDQLDGANDIYLQQLDGAEDSHIIPSDSKIGSKKRKRTTEGLPGASNFWDSTPVYKRAVSDSSDDEAHGTDDEQGETASKKRSTGKERFEAMKQEEERLRRIEDELANPSDDPHTPDQFERLVLAQPNNSMMWIRYMAFHMESAELDKARAVGRKALKSIHFREETDRLNVWMALLNLEIRYETVDSFKEVLQEAVQYNDAFQVYTRAVDILIDCQKHSEVQTLLELLLKKFRKQNNMWFLVADAWYRIGQGGKVKPLLSQALKSLPAREHIPVIVKFAFLHNRNENRDEAHLLFEQILTSYPKRTDIWSQYIDMLVKDNLVVNARQILERAIMQRLPMKNMKTLYTKYVNFEEKHGDRESVRRVKHMAAEYVQAQLNNAGIK, from the exons atggttAAAGCTGAGCCTGTGGAACGTGATGGAACAGAGGAATCTACGTACGGTCTAAAGAACCGTATCATGAAACCGATAACTTCGGTTAAG AATGGTGGCGCTACGAATGTTGTTCCTCATCGCACCGAAGAGCTCCGCCAAGAACAGTTGAGTGAAGAGAGAATCGACGAAACTGGGGCAAAGCAACTAGAAGCGACTCGCTCGTGTTTTGGGTTCAGATACTTCAAGATAGGCATGCTTGTGCTGGGCTGTGTTgaagaaatttatgaaaaaaaaattaagttgatCTTACCTGGACGTATTACTGGATTGGTTTACTGGTCAAAAATTTCTCAAGCGTACACCAATCGACTGCAGAACGCTAAATCCACCAATTGCCCATCATTGAGTGATCTGTACAGTTGTGGAGATCTGGTGTACGTGAAAGTGTTAAGCTCACGTTCACCCACTGCACCCCGCATGTCCTTATCGCTAAGACCAAATGATCTACATAGCGCATTTCATCGCAGGCAACTCATCCCTGGTTTGGTGCTTGCGGCAACAATTGTCGAAAAGGAGGATAATGGGTACTTCATGGACGTCGGTGTAGCCAACGTGCGCGCATTTCTACCGGAAGAAAATCTTGGCCAAAATAAAGATGACGTAGGACGCAATCTTATGTGCTCGATAGCATCGGCGTCACAGCTTGCTTTGGAAACCACGATCATTCTCAAGGCTTTTGATCCGGATGCTCCTCGGGTGCTGAATGTTGAGGAGGCCAACTTGATGACGATAGTACCAGGATGTAAACTAATGTTCACCGTTGGCGAACCGGTAAAGGACGGTCTACGGGGTATGTTGTTTGAGGACATGGTTCCCGCATGCGTAAAAAATACCATGCTCACCAAGGTAACGAGCACTCCGGAGAAGTACAGCAAGTTCAAGAAGATACCGGCTACTCTGCTGTACTTTATGCCCGGGGCGACAGTAGCATTTGTTTCCTTGAGACCGTACCCCAAGAATCGCATCGAGAATAATCCGACATATAGACGCGGTATGATAATTGAGGAAGCTTGCGTTAAAGCCGTTGGTCAAAATGGAGTTTGGTTTCAGTTCCAGAAGAAGTATCGAGCTGTTATTGATCGACCTGAGCTATTGAACCTATCGAAGAGTATGGGTAATGTTGACTTGAGTGTCATAATAGACACTTTTCAAATCGGAACTACTCATAAGGTGGTTGTAATTTCCTATGATAAATTTGAGGACACGTACATAGTCTCCAATGATCCCTCAAAGCTCCATGAAAAGATACGGAATCTAGACGACATCATTATCGGCAATACGTACGAAGCTCacgtaattaaaatgaatgaagCGGGGGCAATCGTGAAGGTTGGCTTTGTAAAAGGGGTATTGTATTACGGAAATTATGATCACCAACACCCGGTTAAGGTTGATGATATCATTCTAGTTCGGGCAGTTGGCCGTGAATCTGATACGACAATGGTAAAGTTTACCAATAATCCGGCGTTCATGGATGAAAAGGATAACATTTTGTATGATTGGGATCAACTGGATGAAACACAGCATCAACAGAGTTTCCTCGGATTGATTTACAAAGTAACATTAGACAGTGTTTACGTTAGCTTCTTCAATGGTATCACCGGCGTACTGgataaatatgtaaacaatGATATCAAAGTGAATCAGCTTCGTAAGAACACCGTTGAAAAATTCACCGTGACTGAGTTCGATACGGCAACTAAATGTATCTTACTCGCATTAACGGCTGCTAACGAAAATATTCAATCGGCTGTCGTCGTTAATGCCACGGTTAAACGTGTACATGCCACCGGTGTTGATGTGCGGACGGAGACTGGCGAGACTGGTACCATCCCTTCAGAATGTTTTTCCGAATTTGGTGAGCATAACTCGCTTTACATGAATCTTCTTCTGAAAGGAAGGACGCTCACAGTGGTCAAGACAAACCCCGGTACATACAGCTACCGATTGGTACCGTATTTCAAGAAGCAGCCCATGCACATCGAATCCGTAGAAGAAGGAGCGTTGTTGAAGGGGAGCTGCATCACCGTGGACGGCGTACTGTATGTAACACCGTTGCTTAGCAACTTCTCGCAACGATACGAGGTAAAGACGAAGGAGAATTATCGTAAAGTAAAGGATGGTTCCATCATAAATCTGCGTGTGTTAGATGTCAACAAATCTTCTGCGAAAGGTTACGAGCTGAACGTGAGCACAGGTCTGCATAATGTGTGCGAAAATGGTATCTTCTCCGTTTATGAGTTCATGTCTCACTATTTGACGGATGTTCAAAATTTGATTCAAAG ataccaagaagaaaaaatggccTTTGCAAGCTACGACCTTGGTCAGCTCGTTGAGTGTGTAATTGAGAACATCGATCCAACATCCAATACAATAGCTGTTGAGGTGTGTGCGATTGATAAAGAATCAAATTATCCCGCAAAAGGCATTGCCACCATTATCGTACCGCGTTGGAACGCCTCATCGTACAAAGTCGGCCAAAAGGTGCCTGGTCGTGTCGTGTGGATCGATGTGGAGCGAATGGTGGTGCATGTCTGTTTGGAACAAATGCTGATTGAGCGTTTTGTACCAAACGGTAGTCATAGGATTTCACAAAACCAGTGTTGGGTATTATTTGTGAACAATTACGTACAAGTGTGTTGCCTTAAATCGGGTTCACCAAAACCATTGTTGATTGTACCGGCAAAGCATCATTACAATGACTTTACGCACGGTGCAAATGAAGGCACCAATTCGATTTACGTACGTTTGATAAAACCAATACGTCAGATGATGTTCGCTATGGTACCAAAACAGTACTCCATTTATGACATGTTCCGCTACCAAATCGGTGCTACGACAGGCAGCATCGCAACCAAGCAGCCTATGCGTCTGAAGCAGCAGTTGATTCGTTGTCGACCGGCGCCTGAAATGTTCGATGACTCGTACATGGATGAGGAGGACGAGTCCGAAAATGAAAACCATGGTGACGAAGAGAACGGAGGAAATACAACAGCAATTGCAGAAGAGGAGAGTTTCGCGATAGAAACTGAGGTCAGTGCTAAAAGAATGGATAATGATGAGGAGGACGATTACAATAATGACGAATCAAGCGCCCCAACATCAAAAATACGGGCCACTAGCAAAGGTAAGCAACAAAAGAAAGGTTCATCttctaaaaatggaaaaattaaacgcAAGAACGCTGAAGTAGAAGAAAGCGAATCGTTACcgttgaagaaaaagaagaagaaagtttCTTCTATCGAACCTgtgaaaaaggtgaaaaaggtgaaaaagtcTATTCTTATAACCGGCAAACAAGAGAAGGCAAAAAAGATatcattgaaaaagaaaaaatccacGCTTTTAATCGACCAGCTGGATGGAGCGAATGATATCTACCTGCAACAGCTGGATGGTGCGGAAGATAGCCATATCATACCGAGCGATAGTAAGATAGGATCTAAAAAGCGGAAACGCACTACTGAAGGGCTTCCAGGTGCGTCCAACTTTTGGGATAGTACCCCCGTTTACAAACGCGCCGTATCCGATTCGAGCGACGACGAGGCACACGGCACCGACGACGAACAGGGTGAAACCGCCAGTAAAAAACGAAGCACTGGTAAGGAACGGTTCGAGGCGATGAAGCAGGAGGAAGAGCGATTGCGCAGAATCGAGGACGAGCTGGCGAACCCATCGGACGATCCGCATACACCCGATCAGTTCGAACGGTTGGTGTTGGCCCAGCCAAACAATAGCATGATGTGGATACGTTACATGGCGTTTCACATGGAATCGGCTGAGCTCGACAAGGCACGTGCAGTCGGCCGAAAGGCATTGAAATCGATCCACTTTCGGGAGGAAACTGATCGTCTGAATGTATGGATGGCGCTGTTGAATTTGGAAATCCGGTACGAGACAGTCGATAGCTTCAAGGAGGTGCTGCAGGAAGCGGTCCAGTATAATGATGCCTTTCAGGTGTATACGCGCGCGGTTGACATACTAATCGACTGCCAGAAGCATTCCGAGGTGCAGACGTTGCTGGAGCTGCTGCTGAAGAAGTTTCGCAAACAGAACAACATGTGGTTTCTGGTGGCTGACGCATGGTACCGTATAGGGCAAGGTGGTAAAGTAAAGCCATTGCTTAGCCAAGCACTAAAATCATTGCCCGCCAGAGAAC ACATTCCGGTGATTGTAAAGTTCGCTTTTCTGCACAACCGTAACGAGAATCGCGACGAGGCCCATCTACTGTTCGAGCAGATTCTAACTTCCTACCCGAAGCGTACCGACATCTGGTCGCAGTACATTGACATGCTGGTGAAGGACAATTTGGTTGTGAACGCGCGTCAAATTTTAGAGCGTGCGATCATGCAGCGGCTACCGATGAAGAACATGAAGACGCTTTACACCAAGTACGTGAATTTCGAGGAAAAGCATGGCGATCGCGAAAGCGTACGGCGTGTGAAACATATGGCGGCCGAATATGTGCAAGCACAGCTGAACAATGCTGGCATCAAATAG